In the genome of Maribacter forsetii DSM 18668, the window CCTGCTTCGGTTGTCCATAATTTTCTTCCTTTTAATCCTCCTGTCTGCCCAAAAGTTCGTTTTGCACCAGAATACCGTGTAAAAGTTTCGGGTCCGTTATCCGAAGTGAAAATTACCAAGGTGTTATCTGTTCCTTTTTCTTCCAAGTATGCCAATAATCTACCCACTGCCTTATCTACATTGGCAACATTTGCAAAAAACTCGGCTTCTGCACGACCATTGGAATATGGCAAATACTCTTGTACCAAATCTTCTGGTGAAGCTACCGGTTCGTGAGGTTCATGAAATGTGACTTGTAAATAAAACGGATTGTCTCCCGTTCTGTGATCTAACCAGCTCATGGCTTCATCTACCACCAATTGACAACTGAACCCTTCTTGTTGCCCTACTTTCTCTCCGTTACGAACAAAATTCTTTGGGTTTTGATGACTGGGCGATGCATTGTTGTGTGTTGCATACCAATGGTCAAACCCAAAATAATCCGGTTGTGGTTGTGCCGGGTTATTGAACAAAGAACTACAATGCCATTTACCGACCAATGCGGTTTCATAACCCACTGTTTTAAGCATAGCCGGTATGGTTTCCTCCCCTTCTTGCAAGTGTACCTTATCCCTTAAATCCTCACTTTTCTTTGGCCCCGGTATAAAGTCGTACACCCCTGCTCTATTGGGACTACGTCCTGTTAACAACCCTACACGTGAAGGAGAACATACCGGTGCGGCAGCATAATAATTGGTCATTTTAATTCCCGTGGTCGCCAATTTATCAATATTCGGTGTTTTTATAAATGGATGACCATAGGACGATAGATCTCCGTAACCTAGATCATCGCACAAAAAAATAATAATATTAGGCTGTTCTGTCTTTTTATCTTGTTGTGCCCTACTTATTACTACACTAAAAAATAGTAGCATTAATATTGTGGTATTACGTGTGTTCTTTAAAATCATCGTGTATTCTTATTTAGTTTCTTGATCCCATAACCTAAATGGGTCTCCGTAAGTTTCCATTTCCTCTAAAAGTAAATTCTCCATTTCTGCCAACTTAGCTGCGTATTTTGGGTTTTCTGCCAAGTCATTTTGCATTTCTTTGGGTTTACAATGTTCTGCAATATATTCATTAGGATTTTCCGCCAGATTGAATAATTGTGTCTCACGAACCTTACCGTCTAAAACATCATACTTAATCAATTTCCAATCTCCTTTTTTTACGGTGCGCATGCCGGGTGTTGAACCACCCGCATAAACGCCATACATTACATCTCTAATACTATCTTGTTCACCCATAAGTACAGGTTTAAAGCTTTTGCTCTGTACTGTTTCCGGTATATCTATGTCAGCCAAATCACATAATGTAGGTAAAATATCGGTTAAATAAATATTGCCCTTAACTCGTTGGTTCGCCTTAATACCAGGACCTTTTACAATTAAGGGCACCCTCCAAGTATGTTCATATAAATTCTGTTTCCCCATTAAACCATGCCGGCCTACCGCAATTCCATGATCAGAGGTATAGATGATATAGGTATTATCCAATTCGCCCATTGCCTCTAATTTTCTCAAGACTTTATTCAGTTGAATATCAATATTTTCTGAGCATGCATATTCTCTTCCTATTTCGTTTCTAACGGTTTGTTCATCCCTGTTTTTCCAAACACCGCTTACATTTTCTTCATCCCTCAATTCTAAATGACCATGATGAAAAGGGTGACCGTCCAAATAATTATCGGGTAACGGGGGTTGTTTTTCATTGGCTGCTGGAAGATTATTTTTATCGGTATGATTTGTTGCTCCATATTTCGCCAACAATTCCGGAGTGCCATCTCTTACATCATGCGGATGCGATAGACCAAAATAAATGAAAAACGGATTTTTATCGGCTGTTGAATCTCTATCTTCTAAATAGGTCAATACCTGATTAGCGTGCCAAGCACTACCAGATTCGTCAGTGCCACCTCGTTTTGTAGCATCTTTCACCACGGTAAATTGTTTGTTCGCCTTTGGGTATGAATTTCCCTTTTTACATGTGCGCATGGTGCTGTACCCTGCCCTATTGAAAATAGCGCCAATAGTATTCTCCTCTAAATTTTTGGGTTCGTTTGGGTTAATATACCCTTGCATTGATGGGAGGCTCCACACCGTTCTACCGCTCATGATCATATGTCTTGATGGTGTACATACCGCACCTACCATTGCCCCCATATGCCTTGCATCGTCCACTACCAAACCATCTTTTGCCAATTGAGTTATCGTAGGGGCATCTAAAGTAGAAGTGGAATCGTAAAATTTAAAATCGAATGGTGACTGATCATCCACCAATACGAATAAAAAGTTCGGCTTCTTTTTTACCTCAAACGGTTGATTCCTCTCTTTATCCTTACAACTAAAACCAACAATCGCAACTAAAAAGACTACGATAACGTTGCAAAAAATTCTGCCTTTATTCATTTTTTGAATTCATTTAATTTTATCCAGACTTGCACACCAGTTATACTCACCGCTTCTATTAGTTCTACTATATTTTCGGTCTTATATCGAAAGTATTTTTTACTATAGACATATGTTATAATTTATAGTTCATTCTATATAAATTATTCACTTTAATGGGCATTCTCTTAATTTAGAAACTTTTTCATGGGAACAACCTTATCAAATTCTTTAATTTCTATGTTACGATAATAAATTTCTGCCGTTTCTGATTGAAAACCGATGATACCTTCACCCACCGACAGATTCGTACCCATATTTACAATTTCACCGTTTAGCTTATGAATGGTATATGCATTGCCCATTACAATAATTTCGCACTGGTTCCATTCTCCATTCAGGGCATTGTATTTGGGAGATGCATACCCATAAATTTCATTCTTCATGTTAGGCATCTCTTTACCACCATCTTTAGGTAATAAAAATGTTTTGCCATCTGCTGTAGCTGTCCAATTTAAACTTACACCTGCACCCCAAAAATCGCCTGTATGGTTTCTATCGGTAATGTGATTGTAACGTACTTGATATTCTAGACCTTTAGGCCACACCTTGTCATCGAACACATGGTAATAGCAGCCCGCATCATACTGCCATTCATCAAAATTATTGGTTATTTTCTCTCCCCATTTATATTCGAATCGAAGTATGTACTTACTATATTTCTTATTGGTATAGAATAGGCCGTGAGTGCCATTTTCACCAGTATTTAAATTTAAACTATCTGGCATGTGCTTAAAAACATGCACCATGCCATCTTCAATAGCATATACTTCTTTCGCCTTAGCAGTATCTCCATTCCTCAGTTTCAGATGCCAACCATCAAAATTTTTACCATTGAACAATTGTTCAAAACCGTCCTCTATCCTCTTTTGATTTTGTCCATTGGAGATACCCACATTTACGATTAGTGTGACGCAGATAAGTAATAATCGGTGATTTCTCATTGTTTAGTTTTTTCAGTTCTTGGTTGTTCTATTTACACTGTTGTATTCTTTTATAAAATTTTGAAGTACTGCGGGATAGGTATCTCCCGTAGAAGTTCCCCTGCCTTGCATACCACTGCCATAGGTTATAGAATCGCCTAGACAAATGATTTTCTGAGACTTTTCCAGTAGCTGGTTTTCCTTTAAATAGCGCAATACCAGTTCACCAATAAACCGATAGCCCAACGCCGTAGGATGCACTCCGTCCGCGGCACCACTATTGCTTATATTCTTAAAAAATAAATCGCTGTTGTGTTTTGGCAAATCCATATCTTTAAAAATCTGAAATAAATCCAAATAATGCACCGACAATTTCTTTGCTACACGAGACACACTATTTCTTGCTCTATCTAATTTTACGTTGGGTGCTTCATTAAACAACTTTTTATCATGCCTTTTAAACAAATACACGGAATCTGCCGGAGGTGAAGTCATAAGCACTACTTTACTATGCGTTTGCTTTATGCTTTTTACGATATGCTCTAAATTATCTTCATATGCACGATATGAAACCAACTTTCTAGAATTCAGCATATCATTGGTACCGACCATTACTATTACCAAATCTGGTTTTTTTTCCAAAACATCATCATGCAATCTTTCTAAAAGTTGTACCGTGGTATTACCGCCCACACCGGCATTTATTACTTGAGCATAGGTTGATAATGAAGTTGCAACAAATAATGCGATGAAAATGATATGATTTCTGGTTATTCTCATTTAGACTCTTCAACTAGTTGTTTATTATACTCTAACACTTGGTCGTCTTTAAGCAACTGCTCCTTTAAAGCCGTATAGTCAACATCATGAATATTTTTCTCCTCGTCTATCGCCATCGCGGCAAGTGTACCTGCACTTTGACCCAAAATCATAAACACAGGCTCCATTCTTATAGAACCAAATGCAATGTGCGAACCAGAGACCGCAGCAGGAACCAATAAATTTTTACATTCATCTTGCTTTGGTAAGATTGTTCCTAAATGTATTTGATATGGAGCGTCTGGTTCTATTCCTAGATCACCTTCATTTTGTACATAACCTTCTTTGGTGATATAGCGTTGAACATTATGGGAATCCATGGCGTAAGAACCCATACCTATTGGTTTCTGCACTTTCTTTTTACCTAGGATCTCATTATCTGTCATTACAAATTCCCCGATCATTCTTCTAGCTTCGCGAACATAAATTTGATAAGGCCAGTGACCGTTATCCACAAACTCGTCTTTGGCAAGTCCCCACTTTTTAATGCTAGTTCTAAACCGCTCAGGTACGCTTTCATCATGACCCCAGAAATAAAGCAAACCTTTGTGGTAGTCTATATGCTCTTGTAAAATCTCTTTTCGCTTTTCGTACGATGCTTCAGGGTAATCGTAGTTCTTCCCAATGTTATCAGAGCTGAACGGTCCTACGTTATTGACATCGCGCTTTTTATTGGGAATCTTTCCTCCACCGAACATGGAATATCTACCACCTTCAAATACCCTTCTCAATAACTCATATTGTGCTGGGTCATAATTTTCTGGTTTTTCAAAAGGTACCACATTACCTTCTGCATTGGTGGTACATAATCTATAGTTATATGCCTGCACACCTTTATCACCCGAACCATTTTCACCAGGTGGCGCTGTTGATATTCTTGGAAGCACACCGCTGGTGGAATCGCCAGGTATTACATACGGACTAATATTCAACTGTTGAAAGTTGTGGCTATGGTGATAAATGCCTTTTTGTACGCCGTTCCATTCTTCACCATATACACTATTA includes:
- a CDS encoding 3-keto-disaccharide hydrolase, which translates into the protein MRNHRLLLICVTLIVNVGISNGQNQKRIEDGFEQLFNGKNFDGWHLKLRNGDTAKAKEVYAIEDGMVHVFKHMPDSLNLNTGENGTHGLFYTNKKYSKYILRFEYKWGEKITNNFDEWQYDAGCYYHVFDDKVWPKGLEYQVRYNHITDRNHTGDFWGAGVSLNWTATADGKTFLLPKDGGKEMPNMKNEIYGYASPKYNALNGEWNQCEIIVMGNAYTIHKLNGEIVNMGTNLSVGEGIIGFQSETAEIYYRNIEIKEFDKVVPMKKFLN
- a CDS encoding sulfatase-like hydrolase/transferase, with the translated sequence MLLFFSVVISRAQQDKKTEQPNIIIFLCDDLGYGDLSSYGHPFIKTPNIDKLATTGIKMTNYYAAAPVCSPSRVGLLTGRSPNRAGVYDFIPGPKKSEDLRDKVHLQEGEETIPAMLKTVGYETALVGKWHCSSLFNNPAQPQPDYFGFDHWYATHNNASPSHQNPKNFVRNGEKVGQQEGFSCQLVVDEAMSWLDHRTGDNPFYLQVTFHEPHEPVASPEDLVQEYLPYSNGRAEAEFFANVANVDKAVGRLLAYLEEKGTDNTLVIFTSDNGPETFTRYSGAKRTFGQTGGLKGRKLWTTEAGIRVPGIINWIGKPMYTGTTDAVVSALDFLPTLSELTGAKLPKKELDGESVLSLIKTGEFERNKPLVWGFYNALNQHKVAMRYGDYKILARLKNNGEYLPQIMNVYDGNEALIKKSELTDFELYNLMEDKMESVNLIETEPEKFAEMKKLLHVGYGKLLDGSHIWKNEAK
- a CDS encoding FAD-dependent oxidoreductase; this encodes MWNFLSNTSIFKSIVGAFLLMQIACAPNNEKNIDAEVVIYGGTSAAIATAVQLARMDKSVIIVCPETHIGGLSSSGLGFTDLGNKEVIGGISKEFYQEVYKHYQNEVAWNWQPREEYGNEGQGTTAIDDKLKTMWTFEPHVAEQIFEQFVKEHNITIHRDKWLDREKGVEVDNGVIKSITMLDGENYKANIFVDATYEGDLMAAAGVNYHVGREANSVYGEEWNGVQKGIYHHSHNFQQLNISPYVIPGDSTSGVLPRISTAPPGENGSGDKGVQAYNYRLCTTNAEGNVVPFEKPENYDPAQYELLRRVFEGGRYSMFGGGKIPNKKRDVNNVGPFSSDNIGKNYDYPEASYEKRKEILQEHIDYHKGLLYFWGHDESVPERFRTSIKKWGLAKDEFVDNGHWPYQIYVREARRMIGEFVMTDNEILGKKKVQKPIGMGSYAMDSHNVQRYITKEGYVQNEGDLGIEPDAPYQIHLGTILPKQDECKNLLVPAAVSGSHIAFGSIRMEPVFMILGQSAGTLAAMAIDEEKNIHDVDYTALKEQLLKDDQVLEYNKQLVEESK
- a CDS encoding sulfatase-like hydrolase/transferase — translated: MNKGRIFCNVIVVFLVAIVGFSCKDKERNQPFEVKKKPNFLFVLVDDQSPFDFKFYDSTSTLDAPTITQLAKDGLVVDDARHMGAMVGAVCTPSRHMIMSGRTVWSLPSMQGYINPNEPKNLEENTIGAIFNRAGYSTMRTCKKGNSYPKANKQFTVVKDATKRGGTDESGSAWHANQVLTYLEDRDSTADKNPFFIYFGLSHPHDVRDGTPELLAKYGATNHTDKNNLPAANEKQPPLPDNYLDGHPFHHGHLELRDEENVSGVWKNRDEQTVRNEIGREYACSENIDIQLNKVLRKLEAMGELDNTYIIYTSDHGIAVGRHGLMGKQNLYEHTWRVPLIVKGPGIKANQRVKGNIYLTDILPTLCDLADIDIPETVQSKSFKPVLMGEQDSIRDVMYGVYAGGSTPGMRTVKKGDWKLIKYDVLDGKVRETQLFNLAENPNEYIAEHCKPKEMQNDLAENPKYAAKLAEMENLLLEEMETYGDPFRLWDQETK
- a CDS encoding SGNH/GDSL hydrolase family protein; translated protein: MRITRNHIIFIALFVATSLSTYAQVINAGVGGNTTVQLLERLHDDVLEKKPDLVIVMVGTNDMLNSRKLVSYRAYEDNLEHIVKSIKQTHSKVVLMTSPPADSVYLFKRHDKKLFNEAPNVKLDRARNSVSRVAKKLSVHYLDLFQIFKDMDLPKHNSDLFFKNISNSGAADGVHPTALGYRFIGELVLRYLKENQLLEKSQKIICLGDSITYGSGMQGRGTSTGDTYPAVLQNFIKEYNSVNRTTKN